In the Ensifer adhaerens genome, one interval contains:
- a CDS encoding 8-amino-7-oxononanoate synthase — protein MTVAALLTRHEKTLSGLERKGRRRELVVGGGMDFTSNDYLALAGSPRLKAAIAAAIERGVPVGSGGSRLLRGNHGEHVALEAEAAAFFGVPRTQYFASGYAANAALFSTLPQRDDIIVHDALIHASAREGIAASKAVAGAATHNDVDAFADKISQWRKAGGTGHPWIAVESLYSMDGDRAPLADLAALAERHDGFLVVDEAHATGVFGPDGRGVTAELEGRENLVVLHTCGKALGVSGALIGGSAVLCDYLVNRARNFIYSTAPSPLIAAAVREALAMLVDEPQRREEFDSLRAFANQALAETLGIEGSGSQILPVIVGDNGRAVRIAARMRVEGFDIRAIRPPTVPEGTARLRIAITLNVDRPMITRMLERLKVAMAEERP, from the coding sequence ATGACTGTGGCGGCCCTTCTCACGCGTCACGAGAAGACGCTTTCCGGCCTCGAACGAAAGGGGCGCCGACGCGAACTTGTCGTCGGCGGTGGTATGGATTTCACCTCCAACGACTACCTCGCGCTTGCCGGATCGCCGCGCCTGAAGGCGGCAATCGCCGCAGCGATCGAGCGCGGCGTGCCGGTCGGCTCCGGCGGCTCGCGGCTGTTGCGCGGCAACCATGGGGAGCACGTGGCACTGGAGGCGGAGGCAGCGGCGTTCTTCGGCGTGCCGCGAACGCAGTACTTCGCCAGCGGCTATGCCGCCAACGCCGCCCTCTTTTCGACGTTACCGCAGCGCGACGATATCATCGTCCACGATGCCCTGATCCATGCGAGTGCTCGCGAGGGTATTGCCGCAAGCAAGGCGGTCGCAGGCGCCGCCACGCACAACGATGTCGACGCTTTCGCCGATAAGATCAGCCAGTGGCGGAAGGCGGGCGGCACGGGGCATCCGTGGATTGCCGTCGAAAGCCTCTATTCCATGGACGGCGACCGGGCGCCGCTTGCAGATCTCGCCGCGCTCGCAGAACGGCACGATGGCTTTCTGGTGGTCGACGAGGCACATGCGACCGGCGTCTTCGGGCCGGACGGCCGCGGAGTGACGGCCGAATTGGAAGGTCGGGAAAATCTCGTGGTGCTGCACACCTGCGGCAAGGCGCTCGGGGTTTCCGGCGCGCTCATTGGCGGAAGTGCGGTGCTTTGCGACTACCTCGTCAATCGTGCCCGCAACTTCATCTATTCAACCGCGCCGTCGCCGTTGATCGCGGCCGCCGTCCGCGAAGCGCTGGCAATGCTGGTGGATGAGCCGCAGCGCCGGGAAGAGTTCGACAGCCTCAGGGCCTTCGCCAATCAGGCGCTTGCCGAAACGCTTGGCATCGAAGGCAGCGGCTCGCAGATCCTTCCGGTTATTGTGGGAGATAACGGCCGCGCCGTGCGGATTGCCGCGCGGATGCGCGTCGAAGGTTTCGATATCAGGGCGATCCGTCCGCCGACCGTTCCCGAGGGGACTGCGCGGCTTCGGATCGCGATCACGTTGAATGTCGACCGGCCGATGATCACGCGCATGCTGGAGCGTTTGAAGGTGGCGATGGCGGAGGAGCGGCCATGA
- the thiS gene encoding sulfur carrier protein ThiS — MKLIVNGEDHDLAVANLAELLAALDFEGDWLATAVNGELVHRTDRSAHALNDRDRIEILSPMKGG; from the coding sequence ATGAAACTGATCGTCAACGGCGAGGATCACGACCTCGCAGTCGCGAACCTTGCCGAACTTCTGGCCGCACTCGACTTTGAAGGCGACTGGCTTGCCACCGCCGTCAACGGCGAGCTGGTGCATCGGACGGATCGCTCGGCCCATGCCCTCAACGATCGCGACCGGATCGAAATACTCTCGCCGATGAAGGGAGGCTGA
- a CDS encoding thiazole synthase, with protein sequence MLTLYGQELRSRLLLGTARYPSPAALEDAVRSSATAILTVSLRRETAGGRQGAAFFELIRSLGAHVLPNTAGCHSVSEAVLTAKMAREVFGTNWIKLEVIGHQDTLQPDVFGLVEAARILCAEGFEVFPYTTDDLVVGERLVEAGCKVLMPWCAPIGSAMGPQNIPALRAMRAHFPDMPLIVDAGIGRPSHATIVMELGFDAVLLNTAVAGATKPALMAAAFARAIDAGRDAFEAGMLEPRDFAVPSTPVIGKAVFA encoded by the coding sequence ATGCTGACGCTTTATGGACAGGAATTGCGCTCGCGCCTGCTTCTGGGTACCGCCCGCTACCCCTCGCCGGCCGCCCTTGAAGACGCGGTTCGCTCGTCTGCGACCGCGATCCTCACGGTTTCGCTCCGCCGCGAAACCGCCGGCGGCCGCCAGGGCGCCGCCTTCTTCGAACTGATCCGGTCACTTGGCGCGCATGTGCTGCCGAATACCGCCGGCTGCCACTCCGTATCGGAAGCGGTACTGACGGCGAAGATGGCGCGCGAAGTCTTCGGCACGAACTGGATCAAGCTCGAGGTGATTGGCCATCAGGATACGCTCCAGCCCGACGTATTCGGGCTGGTGGAGGCCGCACGCATTCTCTGCGCCGAGGGCTTCGAGGTCTTCCCCTACACGACCGACGACCTGGTGGTCGGCGAGCGCCTCGTTGAGGCCGGGTGCAAGGTGCTGATGCCCTGGTGCGCGCCGATCGGCAGCGCCATGGGGCCGCAGAACATCCCGGCGCTCAGAGCCATGCGGGCGCATTTTCCGGATATGCCGCTGATCGTCGATGCCGGCATCGGCCGGCCCTCACACGCAACCATCGTGATGGAACTCGGTTTCGACGCGGTCCTGCTGAACACCGCCGTAGCTGGCGCGACAAAACCGGCTCTCATGGCCGCGGCCTTCGCCCGGGCGATCGATGCAGGACGTGACGCTTTTGAGGCCGGCATGCTGGAACCACGCGATTTTGCCGTCCCGTCCACCCCCGTCATCGGAAAGGCGGTGTTTGCGTGA
- the thiO gene encoding glycine oxidase ThiO produces MRVLIKGAGVVGLALAHELSGHGVEVAVAERQADFGGAASWFAGGMLAPWCERESAEEVVLTRGIGAIDWWDRALPGEVSRNGTLVVAPARDAGELKRFASRTSGFEWLDAEAIARLEPALAGRFREALFFPGEAHLDPRRALVLLRQKLVERGVSFVGETDGDSGHDMIADCSGASRIGTVAGLRGVRGEMLYLQTGEVELSRPVRLIHPRIPLYIVPRGDGLFMCGATMIETDDGGPITARSLMELLNAAYTLHPAFGEARLIETGTGVRPAFADNLPRVMRAGNTVTLNGLYRHGFLLSPALAEEAADLALARNLKGDAA; encoded by the coding sequence ATGCGCGTTCTGATCAAAGGCGCCGGCGTCGTCGGACTGGCCTTGGCGCATGAACTGAGTGGTCACGGCGTCGAAGTCGCCGTTGCCGAGCGGCAGGCGGACTTCGGCGGGGCAGCATCCTGGTTTGCCGGCGGCATGCTGGCGCCCTGGTGCGAGCGCGAAAGTGCCGAGGAAGTGGTACTGACACGCGGCATCGGCGCCATCGACTGGTGGGACCGGGCGCTTCCGGGAGAAGTATCGCGCAACGGCACGCTCGTCGTCGCCCCGGCACGAGATGCCGGCGAACTCAAACGCTTCGCTTCGCGCACGTCCGGCTTCGAATGGCTTGACGCAGAGGCGATCGCGCGGCTGGAGCCGGCGCTTGCCGGGCGCTTCCGAGAGGCGCTGTTCTTTCCCGGCGAAGCACATCTCGACCCCCGCCGGGCGCTTGTCTTGCTGCGGCAAAAGCTGGTCGAGCGTGGCGTTTCCTTCGTTGGTGAGACAGATGGCGACAGCGGCCACGATATGATCGCCGACTGTAGCGGGGCTTCGCGGATCGGCACCGTCGCCGGCCTGCGCGGCGTGCGCGGCGAGATGCTCTATCTGCAGACGGGTGAAGTGGAGTTGTCGCGGCCGGTTCGCCTCATCCATCCGCGCATCCCGCTCTACATCGTGCCGCGCGGCGATGGGCTCTTCATGTGCGGGGCGACCATGATCGAAACGGACGATGGCGGACCGATTACCGCCCGCTCACTGATGGAACTCCTGAACGCGGCCTACACGCTGCACCCGGCCTTTGGCGAAGCGCGGCTTATCGAAACCGGCACCGGCGTCCGGCCGGCCTTTGCCGACAACCTGCCGCGCGTCATGCGCGCCGGAAACACCGTTACGCTCAATGGGCTTTACCGCCACGGTTTCCTGCTCTCGCCAGCTCTGGCCGAGGAGGCGGCGGATCTTGCCCTTGCACGGAACCTGAAGGGAGATGCCGCATGA
- the bioB gene encoding biotin synthase BioB, whose protein sequence is MLDVNSSTESTSVAAKATEPRWILADAQKIYNLPFNDLLYRAQSTHRATFDPNAIQMSRLLSIKTGGCAEDCGYCSQSAHYPTGLKASKLMEVERVLAEARKARDGGATRYCMGAAWRSPKERDMEAIVAMISGVRALGMETCMTLGMLTPEQSGRLADAGLDYYNHNVDTSERFYGEIITTRSFADRLETLANVRDAGIKVCAGGILGMGETADDRISMLVTLANLPVPPESVPINMLIPIPGSKLADAAPVDPIDFVRTIALARILMPQSHVRLSAGRTEMSDETQALCFFAGANSIFVGETLLTADNPREDHDASLFRRLGLKPMALAAKKDAAE, encoded by the coding sequence ATGCTCGACGTAAACAGTTCGACCGAGTCGACTTCGGTCGCCGCCAAAGCCACCGAGCCGCGTTGGATTCTGGCCGATGCACAAAAAATCTATAATCTGCCGTTCAACGACCTCCTCTATCGCGCGCAGTCCACTCACCGCGCCACGTTCGACCCCAATGCCATCCAGATGAGCCGCCTGCTGTCGATCAAGACCGGCGGCTGCGCCGAGGACTGCGGCTACTGCAGCCAGTCCGCGCATTACCCGACCGGGCTCAAGGCGTCGAAATTGATGGAGGTAGAGCGGGTTCTTGCGGAAGCGAGGAAGGCGAGGGATGGCGGCGCGACACGTTACTGCATGGGTGCGGCCTGGCGCAGCCCGAAGGAGCGCGACATGGAGGCGATCGTCGCCATGATCAGCGGCGTGCGGGCACTCGGGATGGAGACCTGCATGACCTTGGGCATGCTGACTCCGGAACAATCCGGGCGGCTCGCCGACGCCGGGCTCGATTACTACAACCACAATGTCGACACGTCGGAGCGCTTCTACGGCGAAATCATCACCACCCGCAGCTTCGCCGACCGGTTGGAGACGCTCGCCAATGTCCGCGACGCCGGCATCAAGGTCTGCGCCGGTGGTATTCTCGGTATGGGCGAGACGGCAGACGACCGGATCTCGATGCTGGTGACGCTCGCCAATCTGCCGGTGCCGCCGGAAAGCGTGCCGATCAACATGCTGATCCCGATCCCGGGCTCGAAGCTCGCCGATGCCGCACCTGTCGATCCGATCGATTTCGTCCGCACTATCGCGCTGGCGCGCATCCTGATGCCGCAGTCGCATGTCCGGCTTTCCGCCGGTCGCACCGAAATGAGCGACGAGACACAGGCGCTCTGTTTCTTTGCCGGCGCCAATTCGATCTTCGTGGGCGAGACGCTGCTCACGGCCGATAATCCCCGGGAGGATCACGACGCGTCCCTGTTCCGCCGCCTGGGGCTGAAGCCGATGGCACTTGCGGCAAAAAAGGACGCGGCCGAATGA
- the bioD gene encoding dethiobiotin synthase, producing MTPRFIITGTDTGIGKTLFSAALTDALCGCYWKPVQSGLDEETDSEAVARLGRIPPERILPEAYRLRTPASPHLSARIDAVSIAPESLLPPVVNRPLVIEGAGGLLVPLTEKTVFADLFARWQIPVILCARTGLGTINHTLLSLEALRRRAIPVLGVAFVGDEQADSEAIIAALGAVRRLGRLPRLDPLTPDRLRQAFRDNFDLDDIKQVPA from the coding sequence ATGACGCCCCGTTTCATCATAACCGGCACGGATACCGGTATCGGCAAGACCCTGTTCTCCGCAGCGCTGACCGATGCGCTTTGCGGCTGCTACTGGAAGCCGGTGCAGTCGGGTCTCGACGAAGAGACCGACAGCGAGGCAGTAGCCCGGCTCGGTCGGATCCCGCCCGAGCGCATCCTGCCCGAGGCCTACAGGCTCAGAACGCCGGCATCGCCACACCTCTCGGCGCGTATCGACGCTGTGTCGATCGCGCCTGAGAGCCTCCTACCGCCGGTGGTGAACAGACCGCTGGTCATTGAAGGCGCAGGCGGCCTCTTGGTGCCGCTCACCGAGAAAACGGTCTTTGCCGATCTGTTCGCACGCTGGCAAATCCCGGTGATCCTTTGCGCTCGCACCGGGCTCGGCACGATCAATCACACGCTGCTATCGCTCGAGGCGCTGCGCCGCCGTGCGATCCCGGTCCTGGGTGTCGCCTTCGTCGGCGACGAGCAGGCGGATAGCGAGGCGATCATCGCCGCGCTGGGGGCAGTTCGGCGTCTGGGTCGGCTGCCGCGGCTCGATCCGTTGACGCCGGATCGCCTGCGGCAAGCCTTTCGCGACAATTTCGACCTCGACGATATTAAGCAGGTGCCGGCATGA
- a CDS encoding amidohydrolase family protein: protein MGVDWAGPVAAVTRRDVLRLVSAGVLANVLSGCRHLPSPGACSLSHPIIDVHCHFFNAADVPVEGLVRYVALREKMPEKRLSANAQEAKGLENALVVFLVTALGDVAPKAKHELAVLRKGARRISDAELARRKDEQLRVAIRELISRANEQRSTFSRRSLGESPDYDGLLQQLGGTPNLPQTFQRRLDQRRSGGAMSDSEVDTLANNAKAHDQIGTYLSFVRLMQDYRENLAEAYIKIFASKCRLSLITPSILDFDKSLHGRSSPQRDQIDVMDEVQQLVTRKHGIRMHSFVGFDPHREAQRPGSSLANVQYAIMEKGFMGVKIYPPMGFKAWGNADPAIDAALKRLYVWCRDNDVPIMAHAENSIGAGCGYGNLASPAYWKDLLDTNQYDKLRINLAHFGAFDEVIRPGAPTGVMVSCAQDKFSGPPTWEDIIGRTIDHERRPNLFADLSYLSELVSSDDKNLHAEIRQLLDKWLDDYDPDARHLMFGTDWSMMALEKDYNAYVSRIAEQLTLASVSDEHQQNILWRNASRFLGIDRPGKTRDRLTAYCDRHGLGSAWLSELAIA from the coding sequence ATGGGGGTCGACTGGGCTGGTCCGGTTGCCGCCGTGACGCGCCGTGATGTCTTGCGGCTGGTTTCGGCGGGCGTGCTTGCAAATGTGCTTTCCGGATGCCGGCATCTGCCTTCGCCCGGCGCCTGCAGTCTCAGTCATCCGATCATCGACGTGCATTGTCATTTCTTCAACGCGGCCGATGTGCCGGTGGAAGGGCTCGTTCGCTACGTGGCGCTGCGTGAGAAGATGCCCGAGAAAAGGCTCTCGGCGAACGCGCAGGAAGCGAAGGGACTGGAAAACGCGCTGGTGGTCTTTCTCGTGACCGCGCTTGGCGACGTCGCGCCCAAAGCCAAGCATGAGCTCGCTGTCCTAAGGAAGGGTGCCCGGCGCATTTCCGACGCCGAACTTGCGCGGCGCAAGGACGAGCAATTGCGTGTCGCGATCAGGGAACTGATCTCGCGCGCCAACGAACAGCGCTCCACATTCTCACGGCGCAGCCTTGGCGAATCCCCCGATTATGACGGCCTGCTGCAGCAACTCGGCGGCACCCCCAATCTGCCGCAGACATTCCAGAGGCGTCTGGACCAGCGGCGTTCGGGCGGCGCCATGAGTGACTCGGAGGTCGATACTCTCGCCAACAACGCAAAGGCGCACGACCAGATCGGCACCTATCTTTCTTTCGTCCGGCTGATGCAGGACTACCGGGAAAACCTGGCCGAGGCCTATATCAAGATCTTCGCGTCCAAATGCCGGCTGTCGCTGATCACGCCGAGTATCCTGGACTTCGACAAATCGCTGCACGGTCGATCATCGCCTCAGCGCGACCAGATCGACGTGATGGACGAGGTCCAGCAGCTCGTCACCAGGAAGCACGGCATCCGCATGCATAGCTTCGTCGGCTTCGATCCGCACCGCGAGGCGCAAAGGCCGGGTTCGTCGCTGGCAAATGTCCAGTATGCGATCATGGAAAAGGGCTTCATGGGCGTCAAGATCTACCCGCCGATGGGCTTCAAGGCATGGGGCAATGCGGATCCGGCGATCGATGCCGCTCTGAAGCGGCTTTACGTCTGGTGCCGCGACAACGATGTGCCGATCATGGCCCATGCGGAAAACAGCATCGGGGCCGGCTGTGGCTACGGCAACCTGGCAAGCCCCGCCTATTGGAAGGATCTGCTCGACACCAACCAGTACGACAAGCTGCGAATCAATCTCGCGCATTTTGGCGCTTTCGACGAAGTCATACGCCCGGGCGCGCCGACGGGCGTAATGGTTTCCTGTGCCCAGGACAAGTTTTCCGGGCCGCCGACCTGGGAGGACATCATCGGCAGGACAATCGACCACGAACGTCGCCCGAACCTTTTTGCGGATCTGAGCTATCTCAGTGAATTGGTCAGCAGCGACGACAAGAATCTTCACGCAGAGATCCGGCAGTTGCTGGACAAATGGCTTGATGACTACGACCCCGACGCCCGTCACCTCATGTTTGGCACCGACTGGTCGATGATGGCGCTGGAAAAAGACTACAACGCCTATGTATCGAGGATTGCCGAGCAACTGACGCTCGCCAGCGTCAGCGACGAGCACCAGCAGAACATCCTCTGGAGAAACGCCTCGCGCTTTCTCGGGATTGACCGACCGGGCAAGACGCGCGACCGCCTCACGGCCTATTGCGACAGGCACGGCCTGGGGTCGGCCTGGCTTTCCGAACTTGCGATTGCCTGA
- a CDS encoding thiamine phosphate synthase, producing MKLDPFYLILDSAKWIERLVPLGVKLVQLRVKDRPEAELRDEIRAAKEVCDRHGCQLIVNDYWRLAIAEGCDFVHLGQEDLAEANLAAIRAAGLKLGLSTHDEAELETALAAKPDYVALGPIYPTILKQMKWDPQGLPRLSAWRERVQPLPLVAIGGLNIERIAGVFEHGADSAAVVTDITLNADPEGRTREWIARTQPWR from the coding sequence GTGAAACTCGACCCCTTCTACCTCATCCTCGACAGCGCCAAGTGGATCGAGCGGCTGGTGCCGCTCGGCGTCAAACTGGTGCAGCTTCGCGTCAAGGACCGCCCGGAAGCGGAGCTCCGCGACGAGATCCGTGCCGCCAAGGAAGTCTGCGACCGTCATGGCTGCCAGCTTATCGTCAACGACTACTGGCGCCTCGCGATTGCCGAAGGCTGCGACTTCGTCCACCTCGGCCAGGAGGATTTGGCGGAGGCGAATCTTGCCGCGATCCGCGCAGCCGGCCTGAAGCTCGGCCTTAGCACCCACGACGAGGCAGAGCTTGAGACGGCGCTTGCCGCGAAACCCGACTATGTTGCCCTCGGGCCGATCTATCCGACGATCCTGAAGCAGATGAAATGGGATCCGCAGGGGTTGCCGCGGCTCTCCGCCTGGCGGGAACGCGTCCAGCCGTTGCCGCTCGTTGCAATCGGCGGCCTCAACATCGAGCGGATCGCCGGCGTCTTCGAGCACGGCGCCGACAGCGCCGCCGTCGTCACCGATATCACGCTGAATGCCGACCCCGAGGGGCGGACACGGGAATGGATCGCACGCACGCAGCCGTGGCGCTGA
- a CDS encoding beta-ketoacyl-ACP synthase III, producing the protein MSAARSSRLVGFGHAVPARRIANAEIEKKLGLEPGWIERRTGIRERRWVEDGETLTGLASIAGAAALDNAGVSRGDIALTLLATSTPDHLLPPSAPLLAHRLGLTRSGAIDLAGACSGFLYALTLADGFVRAQGKPVLVVAANILSRRINPAERASAVLFADAAGAVVVAPSADPQTGLLGVDLAADGSRYDLISIAAGGSSLPFSADLRPQDFLMTMRDGREMFTRAVEMMAQCASRALDAAGCSSQEIDRFAPHQANARIFDAVCDRLAIAPARTVRTIADYGNSSAATIPLSLSLAHEKRPFAPGEKVLLTAAGAGLTGGAVLLGF; encoded by the coding sequence GTGAGCGCCGCCCGGTCATCCCGCCTTGTCGGCTTCGGCCATGCGGTGCCGGCGCGGCGTATCGCAAACGCCGAGATCGAAAAGAAGCTCGGTCTCGAGCCCGGCTGGATCGAACGTCGCACCGGCATTCGCGAGCGGCGCTGGGTAGAGGACGGCGAGACGCTGACGGGCTTGGCGTCGATCGCCGGGGCTGCGGCGCTCGACAATGCAGGCGTTTCGCGGGGCGATATCGCCCTGACCTTGCTCGCGACCTCGACGCCCGATCATCTCCTGCCGCCCTCCGCACCCTTGCTTGCCCACCGTCTCGGGCTCACCCGTTCCGGTGCGATTGATCTGGCTGGTGCGTGTTCGGGCTTTCTCTATGCTCTGACGCTCGCCGACGGCTTCGTGCGAGCACAGGGAAAGCCGGTCCTGGTGGTGGCGGCCAACATCCTCAGCCGGCGGATCAATCCAGCGGAAAGGGCAAGCGCCGTGCTCTTTGCCGATGCGGCAGGTGCGGTCGTCGTGGCCCCGTCCGCTGATCCGCAGACCGGCCTCCTTGGCGTCGATCTCGCGGCGGACGGCAGCCGCTACGACCTGATCTCCATCGCCGCCGGCGGTAGCAGCCTGCCGTTCTCTGCGGACCTGCGGCCGCAGGATTTCCTGATGACGATGCGCGACGGGCGGGAGATGTTCACCCGGGCGGTGGAGATGATGGCGCAATGTGCCAGCCGCGCTCTGGATGCCGCCGGCTGCAGTTCCCAGGAGATCGACCGGTTCGCGCCGCATCAGGCCAACGCCCGGATATTCGACGCCGTCTGCGATCGCCTTGCCATTGCGCCGGCAAGAACCGTGCGCACCATCGCTGACTACGGCAACTCATCCGCCGCGACGATCCCGCTGTCGCTATCGCTGGCGCATGAAAAGCGCCCGTTCGCTCCGGGCGAGAAAGTGCTGCTGACGGCAGCGGGCGCCGGCCTCACCGGAGGCGCAGTGCTGCTCGGCTTCTAG
- a CDS encoding adenosylmethionine--8-amino-7-oxononanoate transaminase codes for MRTSAVWYPFTQHALEPAMRRVARTEGAYLIDEDGAPILDAISSWWVVTHGHRHPAIMEAVRLATETHDQVIFAEYTHAPAEELASGLIDIAPKGLAHVFYSDSGSTAVEVALKMALGFFHNLGRPRNRICVLEHGYHGDTIGTMSAGERGVFNAPYAPLLFAVDRLPFPEAGREQATLDAFEAACASGAVAALLIEPLLLGAGGMKTYPASVLSELKRIAERHGSLLIADEVMTGWGRTGSLFACEQAGITPDILCTSKGLTGGALPLAATLSTAEIFEAHLSSDRRKTFFHSSSYTANPIACAAALANLTVWKEEPVRERIDALSERQRRHAAHYAEDRRFSDVRQLGTIAALDLKVPEGGYLAEVGPRLRAFFRERRLLIRPLGNVIYLMPPYCVTEAELTQAFGAIDEAASLIAAGRL; via the coding sequence ATGAGAACGTCTGCAGTCTGGTATCCCTTCACCCAGCATGCGCTGGAGCCGGCAATGCGACGCGTCGCCCGGACCGAGGGTGCCTATCTCATTGACGAGGACGGCGCGCCGATCCTCGATGCGATCTCGTCCTGGTGGGTCGTCACCCACGGTCACCGCCATCCGGCGATCATGGAAGCGGTCCGCCTGGCCACGGAAACCCACGACCAGGTCATCTTCGCGGAATATACCCACGCCCCGGCGGAAGAACTGGCGAGCGGGCTGATCGATATCGCCCCCAAAGGGCTTGCCCATGTGTTCTATTCCGACAGCGGCTCGACGGCGGTCGAAGTTGCGTTGAAGATGGCGCTCGGTTTCTTCCACAATCTCGGCCGGCCGCGAAACCGCATCTGCGTGCTCGAACACGGCTATCACGGCGACACGATCGGTACGATGTCGGCCGGGGAAAGGGGCGTCTTCAACGCGCCTTACGCGCCGCTGCTTTTTGCCGTCGATCGGCTGCCGTTTCCGGAGGCCGGCCGGGAGCAGGCGACGCTCGATGCCTTCGAGGCAGCCTGTGCCTCTGGCGCGGTGGCCGCCCTGTTGATCGAGCCACTGCTCCTCGGCGCCGGCGGCATGAAGACCTACCCGGCGTCAGTGCTTTCCGAACTGAAACGAATCGCCGAGCGCCACGGCAGCCTGCTGATCGCCGACGAAGTGATGACCGGATGGGGACGGACTGGCAGTCTGTTTGCCTGCGAACAGGCCGGGATCACGCCCGATATCCTCTGCACGTCCAAGGGGCTGACCGGTGGTGCGCTGCCGCTGGCGGCGACGCTTTCAACGGCCGAAATCTTCGAGGCCCATCTCTCGAGCGATCGGCGCAAGACGTTCTTCCATTCGAGTTCCTATACGGCCAACCCGATCGCCTGCGCTGCGGCGCTCGCCAATCTCACCGTCTGGAAGGAGGAGCCAGTGCGGGAACGTATCGATGCCTTAAGCGAACGGCAGCGTCGGCATGCCGCTCACTATGCCGAGGATCGCCGCTTCAGCGACGTCCGCCAACTCGGAACGATTGCCGCGCTGGACCTCAAGGTGCCCGAGGGTGGCTATCTCGCTGAAGTTGGCCCGCGGCTCAGGGCCTTCTTTCGCGAACGGCGTTTGCTGATCCGCCCGCTCGGCAATGTCATCTATCTGATGCCGCCCTATTGCGTCACCGAAGCCGAGCTCACACAAGCCTTTGGCGCAATCGACGAGGCGGCGTCGCTTATCGCGGCGGGGCGGCTGTGA
- the ubiV gene encoding ubiquinone anaerobic biosynthesis protein UbiV, with product MTISTSPSKPTLSLGPVYYLWDGPKWRDFYFRIADEAPIAHVTIGEAVCSKRLHFIEPHVGEVIERLENAGKQVSLASLALVTLERESQLVRGLVRDSTHPIEANDLSALHLLAGRPHSIGPLVNVYNGATARLLASRGATSICLPPELPMASVRGIIAENPGVAFEVFAFGRVPLAISARCAHARSKGLIKDNCQFICGEDTDGLTVETLDRQPFLSLNGVQTMSHTCQALMQELPELAAAGVSRIRLSPQDCDMVAVAQIYDDAITGRCSTSESLARLASTYPDVPFSNGFHHGQTGAAWVKVSARDGVPAA from the coding sequence ATGACCATATCGACAAGCCCATCCAAACCCACCTTGAGCCTCGGCCCGGTCTATTATCTCTGGGATGGCCCCAAATGGCGCGACTTCTATTTCCGCATCGCCGACGAAGCGCCGATCGCCCACGTCACGATCGGCGAGGCCGTCTGCTCGAAGCGGCTGCATTTCATCGAGCCGCATGTCGGCGAGGTCATCGAACGGCTGGAGAATGCCGGCAAACAGGTGAGCCTCGCCTCGCTTGCGCTGGTGACGCTGGAACGCGAAAGCCAGCTGGTGCGCGGATTGGTGCGCGACAGCACGCATCCGATCGAAGCCAATGACCTATCCGCGCTGCATCTGCTTGCCGGCAGGCCGCATTCGATCGGGCCGCTGGTCAACGTCTATAACGGCGCGACCGCCCGGCTCCTGGCTTCGAGGGGCGCGACGAGCATCTGTCTGCCGCCGGAACTGCCGATGGCATCGGTGCGCGGCATCATTGCCGAGAACCCCGGCGTTGCCTTCGAGGTCTTCGCTTTCGGTCGCGTGCCGCTGGCGATCTCGGCGCGCTGCGCCCATGCCCGTTCCAAGGGGCTGATCAAGGACAATTGCCAGTTCATCTGCGGTGAGGATACGGACGGCCTGACCGTCGAGACGCTCGACCGGCAGCCCTTCCTGTCGCTGAACGGCGTGCAGACCATGTCGCACACCTGCCAGGCGCTGATGCAGGAGCTGCCGGAACTGGCTGCCGCTGGCGTATCGCGCATCCGGCTATCGCCGCAGGACTGCGACATGGTCGCGGTCGCACAAATATACGACGATGCGATCACTGGCCGGTGCTCCACCAGCGAAAGCCTTGCCCGGCTCGCCTCCACCTATCCCGACGTACCGTTTTCCAACGGCTTCCACCACGGCCAGACCGGAGCCGCCTGGGTCAAGGTCTCGGCACGTGACGGTGTCCCGGCTGCTTAG